From Populus trichocarpa isolate Nisqually-1 chromosome 19, P.trichocarpa_v4.1, whole genome shotgun sequence, a single genomic window includes:
- the LOC18108657 gene encoding LOB domain-containing protein 15, which produces MSRDRERFEEIGKRIKRESDASSLMGRRQMLGPPGILNTVTPCAACKLLRRRCAEECPFSPYFSPLEPQKFAAVHKVFGASNVSKLLMEVPESQRADAANSLVYEANLRLRDPVYGSMGAISALQQQIQLLQAELSATRADILNYKYREAAASNIISSTHAALVSSATASISAPSHTLAPPPPPPPTPPPLSVVVSLSTSSPSLYTPPTSTSGYSTISSDNNVPYFD; this is translated from the exons ATGTCCAGAGACAG GGAGAGATTTGAAGAGATAGGAAAGAGGATCAAGAGGGAAAGCGATGCATCTTCTCTAATGGGAAGGAGACAAATGTTAGGTCCTCCTGGAATCTTGAATACTGTTACACCTTGTGCTGCATGTAAGCTTTTAAGGAGAAGATGTGCTGAAGAGTGCCCTTTTTCTCCATATTTTTCTCCACTTGAACCCCAAAAATTTGCAGCTGTTCACAAAGTCTTTGGTGCAAGCAATGTCTCCAAGCTGCTAATG GAGGTGCCTGAAAGTCAAAGAGCTGATGCAGCAAATAGTCTAGTTTATGAAGCAAACCTGAGGCTAAGAGATCCTGTCTATGGCTCTATGGGTGCAATTTCAGCCTTACAACAGCAAATTCAATTATTACAAGCTGAACTTAGTGCGACAAGGGCTGATATACTCAACTACAAATACAGAGAAGCTGCCGCTAGTAACATCATTTCTTCTACTCATGCTGCTTTAGTTTCTTCTGCAACCGCGTCCATTTCAGCACCATCACATACTCTTGCTCCACCACCTCCCCCTCCTCCCACCCCACCACCTCTTTCTGTTGTTGTTTCTTTATCTACATCTTCTCCTTCTCTATATACACCACCAACTAGCACATCAGGTTATAGCACTATTTCTAGTGATAATAATGTCccatattttgattaa